Proteins from a single region of Fodinibius sp. Rm-B-1B1-1:
- a CDS encoding DUF4835 family protein, protein MNISSIIKNLNALLVILGLLFLPFTGAAQEINADVNIDRSQISGTSLGYIDNLPQQLEAYINDHDWTNDNFNENERINVSLQINLLAVQDYNFEAQIIVRSQRPIYNTPRETVTLLFNDEDWGFEYRPNQTFLHDELQFNPLTSLIDFYVYLIIGYDADTFEPLGGSDYYQQAQNIASLAQSSSAVGWSRSNNRRNRAQLITNLLQANHEPFRMALYEYHRQGLDHFLEDPPEARQQILSALEKLQQAQRQTSSSLLFDTFFNAKYRELTSIFEDAEPQVRLDAYNLLSNIDQSHLSEYEKLQ, encoded by the coding sequence ATGAATATTTCTTCTATTATTAAAAATCTTAATGCCCTCTTGGTAATATTGGGACTTCTTTTCCTGCCATTTACTGGTGCAGCACAAGAAATTAATGCCGACGTAAATATTGACAGGAGTCAAATTTCCGGTACTTCTTTGGGATATATTGATAATCTGCCCCAACAACTTGAGGCGTATATCAACGACCATGATTGGACAAATGATAATTTTAATGAAAACGAACGTATTAACGTCTCTCTCCAGATCAATTTACTGGCTGTTCAGGATTACAACTTTGAAGCCCAAATTATTGTCCGCAGCCAACGTCCCATTTACAATACCCCGCGCGAAACGGTAACCCTTTTATTTAATGATGAGGATTGGGGATTTGAATATCGCCCCAATCAAACATTTTTACATGATGAGCTGCAGTTCAATCCTCTGACCAGCCTCATTGATTTTTATGTCTATCTAATTATAGGATATGACGCTGATACGTTTGAACCGCTTGGGGGCTCAGACTACTATCAACAAGCACAAAATATTGCATCGCTGGCCCAAAGCTCTTCGGCCGTCGGATGGTCGCGGTCAAACAACCGCCGAAATCGGGCACAACTTATTACTAATTTACTACAAGCCAATCACGAACCCTTTAGAATGGCTCTTTATGAGTATCATCGACAAGGACTTGATCACTTTTTAGAAGATCCGCCTGAAGCCCGTCAACAAATTTTGAGTGCTTTGGAAAAACTTCAGCAGGCCCAACGACAAACCTCATCAAGCCTGCTATTTGATACCTTCTTTAATGCCAAATACCGTGAACTTACTTCTATTTTTGAGGATGCAGAACCACAAGTTCGATTGGATGCCTATAATCTGCTTTCTAATATTGACCAGAGCCATTTAAGTGAATACGAAAAATTGCAGTAA
- the cysQ gene encoding 3'(2'),5'-bisphosphate nucleotidase CysQ gives MLKEIIGIAKEAGQAMLEIYHDAQDVEISRKDDDSPLTKADLASHHIIVDALKELDPETPIISEESGIPDYEDRKDWGKFWIVDPLDGTKEFIKKNGEFTVNIALIDDGVPVLGVVYVPDKETTYYAEKGKGSFKQVGADSPQRIFSSASHKDDELTAVQSRSHGSDKLVQQLKKQGLTVKETVPAGSSIKFCLVAEGKADIYPRMGPTMEWDVAAGDAVYRYSAREGVHESPLTYNKPDLKNGSFLIGLIKNVEF, from the coding sequence ATGCTTAAAGAGATTATTGGAATAGCGAAGGAAGCCGGTCAGGCGATGCTGGAAATTTATCACGATGCGCAGGATGTGGAGATTAGCCGTAAGGATGATGATTCTCCCCTTACCAAGGCTGATTTGGCTTCGCACCATATTATTGTTGATGCGCTTAAAGAGCTCGATCCCGAAACTCCCATCATTTCGGAAGAATCAGGTATTCCAGATTATGAGGATCGCAAAGATTGGGGCAAGTTTTGGATTGTAGATCCGCTGGACGGTACCAAAGAGTTTATCAAAAAGAATGGCGAATTTACGGTTAATATTGCACTGATAGATGACGGGGTTCCGGTGTTGGGCGTAGTGTACGTCCCAGATAAAGAGACGACCTATTATGCTGAGAAAGGGAAAGGTTCTTTTAAACAAGTTGGGGCCGATTCTCCGCAGCGAATTTTTTCATCTGCCAGTCATAAAGATGATGAGCTGACTGCTGTTCAAAGTCGGTCGCATGGGTCCGATAAATTGGTACAGCAGCTCAAAAAGCAGGGGTTGACGGTCAAAGAAACGGTTCCAGCAGGGAGCTCAATCAAGTTTTGCCTGGTGGCTGAAGGTAAAGCAGATATTTATCCGCGCATGGGCCCAACGATGGAATGGGATGTGGCGGCCGGCGACGCGGTATATCGTTACTCGGCGCGCGAAGGGGTTCATGAATCGCCGTTGACCTATAACAAGCCGGATTTAAAGAATGGTAGCTTTTTGATTGGACTTATTAAAAATGTTGAATTTTGA
- a CDS encoding helix-hairpin-helix domain-containing protein, translated as MVIRFLLVLGCIFAFSEVGYAQQQDTTRSEVEDDLEGAIENFDPGDTNFDSEQLTQFLQELAENPININQAGVNDLLQLPGLNLKLARAIIKYRSDVKPFETTDELDEVSGIGRVTLEQVRPYITVGSGLELSRELYTSPRYWTSGGHFQAFSRYQRDLQKAEGYEQSPQEGGYIGSPVKYYQRIGYQSDHLSVNLTQEKDPGEELVGPFQFDHRTWHVALEDNGNVQMLVGGDYSLAFGQGLVLWSGAAFGKGSNVVGAVSRNGRGIKPYTSAQETNYYRGAAVTYGARLQFTGFYSNRYRSASDINADTTRFPGTDGYHRTETEFLQKNNLQQKLYGGHIQWEIPFGIIGATGYQTIFDRYITASEQTYAQYDFEGTSNYAYGVDYTFIAGPAIIFGEVGQSENGGYGLVSGVESSLGNDTDITLAYRNYQAEFQSILGNGFGEVSGQPKNEEGVYLGMRHTIGAKVTLSAYIDQFRFPTARFGTNQPTQGFDWLAKAEFDLTDSFNFYVQLRSEIEDDEYEISDSYGRVQRRLGDAERSSFRVNLEYWVNPKVRLRSRGEIVRSQQAGEDLELGYLLYQDLRLRINDRLRLDTRVSMFDTESFATRVYQFESDLLYVFSSQSLFDEGQRIYVLLNYEPFDFLELWAKFGLTVYEDTQVVGSGLNRVEGDRRSEVGVQARVRF; from the coding sequence ATGGTTATTCGGTTTTTACTTGTTTTGGGATGTATTTTTGCCTTCTCAGAGGTAGGGTATGCTCAGCAACAGGATACTACGCGTTCAGAGGTAGAAGACGATCTGGAAGGGGCTATCGAAAATTTTGATCCGGGCGATACTAATTTTGACAGCGAGCAGCTGACTCAATTTTTGCAAGAACTGGCCGAAAATCCCATTAATATTAATCAGGCTGGCGTAAATGATTTGTTGCAGCTGCCGGGATTAAATCTCAAGTTGGCCCGGGCCATTATTAAATACCGTTCGGATGTTAAGCCGTTTGAAACTACGGATGAACTGGATGAAGTATCTGGTATTGGCCGGGTTACGTTGGAGCAGGTCCGCCCTTATATAACGGTGGGCAGTGGACTTGAATTGAGTCGTGAGCTTTATACCAGCCCTCGTTATTGGACCTCGGGCGGCCATTTTCAGGCCTTTTCGCGTTACCAGCGGGATTTACAGAAGGCCGAAGGATATGAGCAGTCGCCGCAGGAAGGGGGATATATCGGGAGTCCGGTAAAATATTACCAGCGGATAGGCTATCAGAGTGATCATCTGTCGGTGAACCTAACGCAGGAGAAAGATCCCGGGGAAGAGTTGGTTGGACCATTCCAATTTGACCACCGAACGTGGCACGTAGCATTAGAAGATAATGGCAATGTACAGATGTTAGTAGGTGGTGATTATAGCTTGGCTTTTGGTCAGGGGTTGGTGCTTTGGAGCGGTGCGGCTTTTGGAAAGGGAAGTAATGTGGTGGGAGCGGTAAGTCGAAACGGTCGAGGCATTAAACCCTACACCTCGGCGCAGGAAACAAACTACTATCGCGGGGCTGCTGTAACCTATGGTGCCAGGCTACAGTTTACCGGTTTTTATTCGAATCGATATCGCAGTGCCAGTGATATTAATGCTGATACGACCCGTTTTCCCGGCACGGATGGATATCATCGTACCGAAACCGAGTTTCTGCAAAAGAATAATCTGCAGCAAAAGTTGTATGGAGGGCATATCCAGTGGGAGATTCCTTTTGGTATTATTGGCGCTACCGGCTATCAGACCATTTTTGATCGCTATATTACGGCCAGCGAGCAGACGTATGCACAATATGATTTTGAGGGGACATCGAATTATGCCTATGGAGTAGATTATACGTTTATAGCAGGACCGGCTATTATATTTGGGGAAGTTGGCCAGAGCGAAAATGGTGGTTATGGACTTGTTTCGGGAGTTGAAAGTAGTCTTGGTAATGATACGGATATTACGTTAGCCTATCGGAATTACCAGGCGGAGTTCCAGTCTATTTTGGGGAATGGTTTTGGAGAGGTCTCCGGTCAGCCTAAAAATGAAGAGGGGGTTTACTTGGGAATGCGCCATACGATAGGAGCGAAGGTTACTTTGAGTGCTTATATCGATCAGTTTAGATTTCCGACGGCTCGGTTTGGAACCAATCAGCCTACACAGGGGTTCGACTGGCTGGCGAAAGCCGAGTTTGATCTGACGGATAGTTTCAATTTTTACGTGCAGCTGCGGAGCGAAATAGAGGATGATGAGTATGAGATTTCGGATTCCTATGGGAGGGTACAGCGCCGATTGGGAGATGCTGAACGAAGTAGCTTTCGGGTCAATTTGGAGTACTGGGTGAATCCCAAAGTACGGTTGCGATCGCGCGGTGAAATCGTCCGCAGTCAACAGGCCGGAGAAGATCTGGAGCTTGGATATTTGTTGTATCAGGATTTGCGATTGCGGATCAATGATCGGTTGAGGTTGGATACGCGAGTATCCATGTTTGATACCGAAAGTTTTGCCACGAGAGTGTATCAGTTTGAAAGTGATTTACTGTATGTGTTTTCCAGTCAGTCACTGTTTGATGAAGGTCAGCGTATATACGTGTTATTAAATTATGAACCGTTCGACTTTCTGGAGTTGTGGGCGAAGTTTGGGCTGACAGTATATGAGGATACCCAAGTTGTTGGCAGTGGACTCAATCGGGTTGAGGGGGATCGTCGAAGTGAGGTGGGAGTTCAGGCACGGGTACGGTTTTGA
- a CDS encoding four helix bundle protein: protein MTYKFEKLEVWELAMKFNALSYTIAGTLPDHEKYNLTSQLKRASTSIALNIAEGSTGQSNAEQSRFLSFAIRSHVEVVACIRLIQERNYIDSNTELMNRFEELGAELFAKLNAFKRAIK, encoded by the coding sequence ATGACATATAAGTTTGAAAAATTAGAGGTTTGGGAGCTTGCAATGAAATTTAATGCTCTTTCTTATACTATTGCAGGTACATTGCCAGATCATGAAAAGTATAACCTGACATCACAGTTAAAAAGAGCTTCAACATCAATAGCCTTAAATATTGCTGAAGGATCTACCGGACAAAGTAATGCAGAACAATCTCGGTTTTTATCCTTTGCTATTCGTTCGCATGTTGAGGTTGTAGCTTGTATCAGGTTAATTCAAGAACGTAACTATATAGATTCAAACACCGAATTGATGAATAGGTTTGAAGAGTTGGGAGCTGAATTATTTGCAAAACTCAATGCATTTAAAAGAGCAATAAAATAG
- a CDS encoding electron transfer flavoprotein subunit alpha/FixB family protein, which translates to MSTLLTHIAVSDGKIKRSSLEVLSRMTQLAESNGHSSEAVIIDTNASNYVDEVQKYGASKVYTISDPIFENHQNTPLLKALSKVMDEANPFVFGFGSTEGTKDILGALAANTDAAVLSDVSEFELIDGGIKATRPVMAAKILSDNEAHGDNILVSVRSGSYDLNESPTEAEVVDIDFSFDEGDLKATLREIIGASGDKIDLSEAETIVAAGRGAKDDEGQELVEELASVLNAALGASRALTEAGVMDPSLQIGQTGKVVSPQLYIAVGISGAIQHVAGMANSKVIVAINKDPDAPIFDIADYGIVGDLYKVLPPFIEELKKIKE; encoded by the coding sequence ATGAGTACCCTACTAACCCACATCGCAGTAAGTGACGGAAAGATTAAACGATCTTCGCTGGAAGTATTATCTCGGATGACACAACTTGCCGAGTCCAACGGACATTCCTCAGAAGCCGTAATTATTGATACCAATGCCTCTAACTATGTAGATGAGGTCCAAAAATATGGTGCTTCCAAAGTGTATACTATTTCTGATCCCATTTTCGAGAACCATCAAAACACGCCACTGCTTAAAGCACTTTCGAAGGTAATGGACGAAGCCAATCCTTTTGTCTTTGGATTCGGCTCAACCGAGGGAACCAAAGATATTTTAGGTGCCCTCGCAGCCAATACAGATGCTGCTGTGCTCTCGGATGTTTCTGAGTTTGAACTGATCGACGGGGGTATCAAAGCAACACGTCCGGTTATGGCAGCTAAAATCCTTTCAGATAATGAAGCACACGGCGATAATATCCTGGTTTCGGTACGTTCGGGTTCTTATGATTTAAATGAATCTCCAACTGAAGCTGAAGTCGTCGATATTGATTTTAGCTTTGATGAAGGAGATCTCAAAGCAACTCTTCGCGAAATTATCGGTGCTTCGGGCGACAAAATTGATCTATCCGAAGCCGAAACAATTGTAGCTGCAGGACGTGGTGCCAAAGATGACGAAGGGCAAGAGTTAGTTGAAGAATTAGCCTCTGTACTAAATGCTGCACTGGGGGCTTCCCGAGCACTTACGGAAGCGGGCGTTATGGATCCCAGCCTACAAATTGGACAAACCGGAAAAGTAGTTTCTCCACAGCTCTATATCGCCGTCGGAATTTCTGGTGCTATCCAGCACGTAGCCGGTATGGCCAACAGTAAAGTCATTGTAGCGATCAATAAGGATCCCGATGCCCCTATTTTCGATATTGCTGATTACGGCATCGTTGGTGATCTTTATAAAGTGTTGCCTCCTTTTATTGAAGAATTAAAAAAGATTAAAGAGTAG
- a CDS encoding electron transfer flavoprotein subunit beta/FixA family protein codes for MKFYVCIKQVPDVDAPIQIKDGNLIQDTDRMVLNAYDASAVEEALVLTEEHGGEVEVVLVGPEKAKETIRKALAMGADKATHITTEDEVDYDSAVYANVLATFFEDKEYDIISCGKQSQDTDAGLAGSMLAQHLNLSYATNAVGLSIEDENLVVKRQGDSGQEIIALPAPCLVTCSNDMNEPRIPSLKGIMQSKRKPMETIALSDMNVDESVLSAKTQVTGYKEKPAREPGQKFEGEPDELAEKVAKLLDEEENVI; via the coding sequence ATGAAATTTTACGTCTGTATCAAACAAGTCCCCGACGTGGATGCACCCATCCAAATAAAAGACGGCAACTTAATTCAAGACACCGATCGTATGGTTCTCAATGCCTACGATGCGTCAGCTGTTGAAGAGGCACTGGTGCTTACCGAGGAACACGGCGGCGAAGTAGAAGTCGTGCTTGTTGGTCCCGAAAAAGCCAAAGAAACCATCCGTAAAGCTCTGGCTATGGGTGCCGACAAAGCCACACATATCACGACCGAAGACGAAGTTGACTACGATTCAGCTGTATATGCAAACGTCTTGGCTACCTTTTTTGAGGATAAAGAATACGATATTATTTCTTGTGGAAAGCAGTCGCAAGATACCGATGCCGGCCTGGCAGGTAGTATGCTGGCTCAACACCTCAACCTGTCTTATGCCACCAACGCTGTAGGGCTTTCAATCGAGGATGAAAATTTAGTCGTAAAACGTCAGGGAGATTCGGGACAGGAAATTATTGCACTGCCCGCTCCCTGCCTGGTAACTTGCTCCAACGATATGAATGAGCCGCGTATCCCCAGCCTTAAAGGGATTATGCAATCGAAACGCAAGCCGATGGAAACCATCGCTCTTTCGGATATGAATGTGGATGAATCGGTCCTTTCTGCGAAAACCCAAGTAACCGGTTACAAAGAAAAACCCGCGCGCGAACCGGGACAGAAGTTTGAGGGTGAACCTGATGAGCTGGCTGAAAAAGTGGCTAAACTCTTAGACGAAGAAGAAAATGTAATTTAA
- a CDS encoding FAD-dependent oxidoreductase, with the protein MMDEKFDCIIVGAGIAGLSAAMTLAKNNMKFLLIEKGEFAGSKNVSGGVLWGSDLAKLVPNYWEEEDGGWERFINHRRLTFMDDQSTFSIDFKSSHFNDTPYSGVVVLRSKFDRWLAGKVQEEIDNSDYAMESFIATNIKVDEVLMEDNKAVGIRTGDEKFHADSVIISEGVNNLLTRQVGLQDDYVPADHMLTGIKEVIRYDQKVLEDRFQLNGLSGMSNEFVGFATDGVEGGGFLYTNRDTISLGLVAGIKDMREKEKSPHDLLNTFKAHPVIQDTIKGGEVVEYSAHVVSSGDKRVMPKELYKDGVLLCGEAANLLMNAGKAIQGMDYAMRSGILGAETIVKAKERDDFTSNTLKEYKQALEDSYVMKDINSFQDAVHMLHNPTMYQDVPNLICDFGRKFFTIDNEPTKKSRELMSESIKEHSSYWDLIKIGFKGAKSL; encoded by the coding sequence ATGATGGACGAGAAATTTGACTGCATTATTGTTGGAGCCGGCATTGCGGGATTATCGGCAGCGATGACGCTTGCAAAAAACAACATGAAGTTTTTACTCATTGAAAAAGGCGAATTTGCCGGATCAAAAAATGTCTCGGGAGGGGTGCTCTGGGGCAGTGATCTGGCCAAGCTCGTGCCCAATTACTGGGAGGAAGAAGACGGCGGCTGGGAGCGATTTATTAACCACCGCCGACTCACCTTCATGGACGATCAGTCAACATTTTCCATCGATTTTAAATCGTCTCACTTTAACGACACCCCCTACTCCGGTGTTGTAGTGCTACGCTCCAAGTTTGACCGCTGGCTGGCCGGTAAAGTCCAGGAAGAAATCGACAACAGTGACTATGCCATGGAATCGTTCATCGCTACCAATATTAAAGTGGATGAAGTCCTGATGGAAGACAACAAGGCGGTGGGCATTCGTACCGGTGATGAAAAATTTCATGCCGACAGCGTAATCATCTCGGAAGGAGTCAATAATCTACTTACACGTCAGGTGGGCTTGCAAGATGATTATGTGCCCGCTGATCATATGCTAACCGGCATCAAGGAAGTCATCCGCTACGATCAAAAAGTGTTGGAAGATCGATTCCAGCTAAATGGACTCAGCGGCATGTCGAATGAGTTTGTCGGCTTTGCGACTGACGGCGTTGAGGGCGGTGGGTTTCTCTATACCAATCGCGATACCATTTCATTAGGATTGGTGGCTGGCATCAAAGACATGCGTGAGAAGGAGAAAAGTCCGCATGATTTATTGAATACCTTCAAAGCACATCCGGTCATTCAGGATACCATCAAAGGCGGTGAAGTCGTTGAATATTCTGCACATGTGGTTTCCTCCGGTGATAAACGCGTCATGCCTAAGGAACTCTATAAAGATGGTGTTTTATTATGCGGCGAAGCGGCGAACTTGCTAATGAATGCTGGCAAGGCTATTCAAGGTATGGATTATGCGATGCGCTCTGGCATCTTGGGAGCAGAAACAATCGTTAAGGCCAAAGAGCGCGATGATTTTACAAGCAATACGCTCAAAGAGTACAAACAGGCGCTTGAGGACAGCTATGTAATGAAGGATATCAACAGCTTCCAGGATGCGGTACATATGCTCCACAACCCGACGATGTACCAAGATGTGCCAAACTTGATTTGTGACTTCGGACGTAAGTTCTTTACCATTGATAATGAACCTACAAAGAAGTCGCGTGAGCTGATGAGTGAATCTATTAAAGAGCACTCGTCGTACTGGGATCTGATAAAAATCGGATTTAAAGGAGCAAAATCGTTATAG
- a CDS encoding SLC13 family permease produces the protein MLPILSQNKRVAFMTLAGWTVIAVILLCVVLLIGSRISPDVVFVSGLTVLFVSQVVDPAEALVGFSNQGMLTVAALYVVAAGMKETGAIQYVVEKIIGRFKSIRRTQIRIMAPVMVVSAFLNNTPVVASFIPALEDWARKNEVKVSKLLIPLSYAAILGGTCTLIGTSTNLIVNGLLIQEASTNTIGIFEPALIGIPCAIVGFLYLVFFGDSLLPERGSGFDTFKDPREYTIEMIVEGDSPLPGKTIEEAGLRHLPSLYLAEIYREDHVLAAVDPEQKLRAGDRLIFTGVVDSIVDLQQVKGLSPATEQIFKMDSERGERVLIEAVVSPSHPINGETIKRGRFRNNYDAVVLAVSRSGERIEEKVGDIRLRTGDTLLLEAHPNFLKQYKNSSDYFLISGIRDSNPPSYDKSAYAWSILGFMVGTVAFGFLTMFQASFLAAGLMIFSRCCRSSTAKEYIDWSVLLVIAASLGLGNALQETGAASVLAEEFLSYTENNPYLALAGVYLSTWILTEMVTNNAAAVLIFPIAISMAASFGVSYMPFVMTIIMAASASFSTPIGYQTNLMVYGPGGYKFTDFTKIGLPLNLMVAVITISLVPQIWPF, from the coding sequence GTGCTTCCAATATTATCCCAAAACAAGCGTGTAGCATTTATGACCCTTGCCGGCTGGACGGTTATTGCTGTTATATTATTATGTGTTGTTCTGCTTATCGGCAGTCGCATATCCCCAGATGTAGTTTTTGTTAGCGGACTTACCGTATTGTTTGTCAGCCAGGTTGTTGATCCGGCTGAAGCCCTGGTAGGGTTTTCCAATCAGGGGATGTTAACAGTGGCTGCGCTTTATGTAGTAGCGGCAGGGATGAAAGAAACGGGTGCTATTCAATATGTAGTTGAGAAAATTATCGGCCGCTTTAAAAGTATCCGCCGGACCCAGATTCGTATTATGGCTCCGGTGATGGTAGTCAGTGCCTTTCTTAATAATACGCCCGTAGTGGCCTCTTTCATCCCTGCTCTTGAAGACTGGGCTCGTAAAAATGAAGTAAAGGTCTCCAAGTTGCTGATTCCATTGAGCTATGCCGCTATTTTAGGAGGTACCTGTACGCTCATTGGTACCAGCACTAATCTTATTGTTAACGGACTATTAATTCAGGAGGCCTCTACAAATACCATCGGTATTTTTGAGCCGGCCCTGATCGGGATACCCTGTGCTATTGTGGGCTTTTTATATTTGGTTTTCTTTGGGGATTCGCTACTGCCTGAACGTGGATCTGGATTCGATACCTTTAAAGATCCCCGTGAATATACCATTGAGATGATCGTAGAGGGTGATAGTCCACTGCCGGGAAAGACAATTGAGGAGGCCGGACTGCGTCATTTGCCTTCCCTTTATCTTGCGGAGATCTATCGCGAGGATCATGTATTAGCTGCAGTAGACCCCGAACAGAAATTGCGGGCAGGCGACCGCCTTATATTTACCGGGGTAGTCGATTCTATTGTAGATTTACAGCAGGTAAAGGGCTTATCGCCGGCCACCGAACAGATTTTTAAAATGGATTCCGAACGAGGGGAACGCGTGCTTATTGAGGCCGTTGTTTCGCCGAGTCACCCCATTAACGGGGAAACTATCAAAAGGGGGAGGTTCAGAAATAATTACGACGCAGTAGTGTTAGCGGTGTCGCGCAGCGGGGAACGAATTGAAGAAAAAGTAGGTGATATTCGCCTCAGAACCGGGGATACCCTACTTTTGGAAGCCCATCCCAACTTTTTAAAACAGTACAAGAATTCGAGTGATTATTTTCTGATTAGTGGGATTCGTGACTCCAATCCGCCGAGCTATGACAAGTCGGCTTATGCATGGTCTATTTTGGGATTCATGGTAGGGACTGTAGCCTTTGGATTTTTAACCATGTTTCAAGCCTCTTTTTTAGCGGCGGGATTGATGATCTTTAGCCGCTGTTGTCGCTCATCAACAGCTAAAGAATATATTGACTGGTCGGTGCTGTTGGTTATTGCGGCCTCGCTGGGACTCGGTAACGCCCTACAAGAGACAGGAGCAGCTTCCGTGTTGGCTGAGGAATTTTTAAGCTATACAGAAAACAACCCGTACCTGGCACTGGCAGGGGTTTATCTGTCTACATGGATATTAACCGAGATGGTCACCAATAATGCGGCGGCCGTGCTTATATTTCCCATTGCTATTTCGATGGCGGCCTCGTTTGGAGTGAGTTATATGCCCTTTGTGATGACGATTATCATGGCGGCCTCGGCCAGTTTTTCAACGCCAATAGGCTATCAAACGAATTTAATGGTGTATGGTCCCGGGGGATATAAGTTTACAGATTTTACGAAAATAGGGTTGCCTCTTAATTTGATGGTTGCGGTAATAACAATATCTTTGGTGCCTCAAATTTGGCCATTTTGA
- a CDS encoding SLC13 family permease — protein sequence MSIDVLIILIVLVLTFLALAVDLWSPDAILLTALAIVTVSGVISLEDAFLGFGNTTLLALGSLYVVGAALRESGALDRASRFILGEETRSIQRILLRLCPSVSVYSAFLNNTPIVAMGIPAIRSWAQKKGIPVSKLLMPLSYAAILGGLCTLIGTSTNLIAHGLLESHGLEGFSFFELAWVGVPCAIAGLLYLVFISPSVTPARRDIRYQEERNRELLVELEIVEGAPVIGQTIEQAGIANISEFYLSRINRNGQEIAPVTDEEKLRAGDHLFYAAQGGIAAKAPRLDDYPSLRLAYQPPRRIQRSERDRELHQVVVKEGSRLVGATVGEAKLLERFGAAVTGVRRKGKRIDQPLGEFVLHAGDVLLLDTGRGFRGAYEDTEDFFLTSEAGGEGPAAPEDIIEHRPGGKDLYISVGVLLAIVGSVAAGLLHIALAGILGVAVLLVFNIIEAGEARKSVDWTVLIVIGAALGLGKAMEVSGAAALLGEGLLELTSAYGPRTVLAGAVIVTVVLTEIITNNGAIALMFPVVISIAETQGIEARGLVVGITLAASMSLITPIGYQTNLMVYGPGNYKFTDFFKVGFPLQITLWTVVIILIPIIWPM from the coding sequence ATGAGTATTGATGTACTGATCATATTAATTGTTTTGGTGCTAACCTTTTTAGCGTTGGCCGTCGATTTATGGAGCCCGGATGCTATTTTACTTACGGCTCTTGCAATTGTGACGGTAAGTGGGGTGATCAGTTTAGAAGATGCTTTTTTAGGATTTGGGAATACGACGTTGCTGGCTTTGGGGAGTTTGTATGTAGTTGGGGCTGCATTGCGCGAAAGTGGGGCGCTGGATCGAGCCAGTCGCTTTATTCTGGGAGAAGAAACAAGAAGTATTCAACGTATTTTATTACGATTGTGTCCCAGCGTATCTGTTTATTCCGCCTTTTTAAATAATACGCCCATCGTTGCTATGGGGATTCCTGCCATCAGAAGTTGGGCCCAGAAAAAAGGGATTCCCGTATCTAAATTATTGATGCCCCTCTCGTATGCGGCCATCTTGGGGGGACTTTGTACGCTTATTGGTACCAGTACGAATCTCATTGCTCACGGACTGCTGGAGAGTCACGGATTAGAAGGGTTTTCATTTTTTGAACTTGCCTGGGTGGGAGTTCCTTGTGCCATTGCCGGATTGTTGTACCTTGTTTTTATCTCACCAAGTGTGACCCCCGCCCGGCGCGATATTCGATACCAGGAGGAGCGGAATCGAGAGCTGTTAGTAGAACTCGAAATTGTTGAGGGAGCTCCGGTCATTGGACAAACGATAGAACAAGCAGGGATCGCAAATATTTCTGAATTTTATTTATCCCGAATTAATAGAAATGGGCAAGAGATTGCTCCCGTTACCGATGAGGAAAAACTACGAGCTGGCGATCACCTGTTTTATGCAGCCCAAGGGGGGATTGCAGCCAAAGCACCCAGATTAGATGATTATCCCAGTTTGCGATTGGCTTATCAGCCGCCGCGAAGAATTCAACGATCAGAACGAGATCGGGAGTTGCACCAAGTAGTTGTCAAAGAAGGATCTCGATTGGTGGGAGCTACAGTTGGGGAGGCGAAACTCTTAGAGCGATTTGGGGCGGCGGTTACAGGTGTACGTCGGAAGGGGAAGCGTATTGATCAGCCGCTGGGAGAGTTTGTATTGCATGCTGGAGATGTTTTGTTACTTGATACCGGCCGGGGATTTCGAGGAGCCTATGAAGATACCGAAGATTTTTTCCTGACAAGTGAAGCTGGTGGCGAAGGTCCGGCAGCCCCTGAAGATATTATAGAACATCGTCCGGGCGGGAAAGATCTCTATATATCTGTAGGAGTACTTTTGGCTATTGTAGGATCGGTAGCTGCGGGACTGTTACATATTGCCTTGGCAGGTATTTTGGGGGTGGCTGTATTGTTGGTTTTTAACATTATTGAGGCTGGTGAAGCACGAAAGTCAGTAGACTGGACGGTATTGATTGTTATTGGGGCTGCTCTTGGATTGGGTAAAGCTATGGAGGTGAGTGGGGCGGCGGCACTTTTGGGGGAAGGACTGTTGGAGCTTACAAGTGCTTATGGCCCTCGAACAGTACTTGCAGGGGCAGTCATCGTTACGGTAGTATTGACTGAGATTATCACCAATAATGGGGCCATAGCTCTCATGTTTCCCGTTGTAATATCCATTGCAGAAACGCAGGGTATTGAGGCTCGTGGGTTGGTTGTTGGGATTACATTGGCAGCTTCCATGTCACTGATAACTCCGATTGGGTATCAGACGAATCTTATGGTATATGGTCCCGGTAATTATAAGTTTACTGATTTCTTTAAGGTTGGGTTTCCTTTGCAGATTACTCTGTGGACGGTTGTTATTATACTTATCCCGATTATTTGGCCGATGTAG